One window of Gloeothece citriformis PCC 7424 genomic DNA carries:
- a CDS encoding IS630 family transposase yields the protein MNYGAITSLNRILVILAKNWELQEKKTYGYQERNEIEREAFREKVILIEKKKRVYLDEAGFDNRDDYPYGYSPKGERCYDLKCGKKRERVSWIGALKEGKILAPLTFEGCCNRDLFEAWLSQSLVPQLEPGDIIILDNATFHKGETIREIVEEAGCELWYLPAYSPDLNKIENWWSVLKTWMKQMLPEFETVRECVDAAFKKCPNVFA from the coding sequence CTGAACTATGGGGCAATAACATCACTCAACAGAATATTAGTTATACTTGCAAAAAACTGGGAATTACAAGAAAAAAAAACTTACGGATATCAGGAAAGAAATGAAATAGAACGAGAAGCTTTCCGAGAAAAAGTTATTTTAATTGAGAAAAAGAAAAGAGTTTATTTAGATGAAGCGGGGTTTGATAATAGAGATGATTATCCTTATGGCTATAGCCCTAAAGGAGAAAGATGCTACGATTTAAAATGTGGGAAAAAACGAGAAAGAGTCAGTTGGATTGGTGCTTTAAAAGAAGGAAAAATTTTGGCTCCTTTAACCTTTGAAGGTTGTTGTAATAGAGATTTATTTGAAGCCTGGTTATCTCAAAGTTTGGTTCCTCAATTGGAACCAGGTGACATCATTATTTTGGATAATGCCACATTTCATAAAGGAGAAACCATCAGAGAAATTGTAGAAGAAGCTGGTTGTGAACTATGGTATCTACCAGCTTACTCTCCAGATTTAAATAAAATTGAGAATTGGTGGTCTGTTTTAAAAACTTGGATGAAACAAATGTTACCCGAATTTGAAACAGTTAGAGAATGTGTCGATGCTGCCTTCAAAAAATGTCCTAACGTTTTTGCGTAG
- a CDS encoding toll/interleukin-1 receptor domain-containing protein, producing MIPSEAFLSHSSQDHEFISKLVNELRRHGIPLWYSKTNIIGAQQWHDEIGSALRRCDWFLVVLSTNSVKSMWVKRELIFALQQKRFENRIVPILYESCDFESFSWVLPSFQIIDFREDFTEGCRNLLRLWGLGYQLNP from the coding sequence ATGATACCTAGTGAAGCATTTCTCTCCCATTCGAGCCAAGATCATGAATTTATATCTAAATTAGTGAATGAATTACGTCGTCATGGTATCCCTCTTTGGTATAGCAAAACGAACATTATAGGGGCACAGCAATGGCATGATGAAATAGGTAGTGCTTTAAGAAGATGTGACTGGTTTCTTGTTGTTCTTTCTACAAATTCAGTAAAGTCAATGTGGGTTAAGCGAGAGTTGATTTTTGCCCTTCAACAAAAACGTTTTGAAAATAGAATTGTTCCTATTCTTTATGAGTCTTGCGATTTTGAAAGTTTCTCTTGGGTTTTACCAAGCTTTCAAATTATTGATTTCCGAGAAGATTTTACAGAGGGATGTCGAAATTTATTACGTTTATGGGGTTTGGGGTATCAATTGAATCCTTAA
- a CDS encoding chlorophyll a/b-binding protein, producing MESRQAPDYYTEQAQRKYGEFGTKFEFGSNPSAELWNGRLAMIGFLGALIIELTTGQGFFHWLGLF from the coding sequence ATGGAAAGCAGACAAGCACCTGACTACTACACCGAACAAGCTCAACGTAAGTATGGTGAATTCGGAACTAAGTTTGAATTCGGTTCTAACCCCAGTGCTGAGTTATGGAATGGTCGTCTAGCGATGATTGGCTTCTTAGGAGCATTAATCATTGAGTTAACCACAGGCCAAGGGTTTTTCCACTGGCTCGGCCTGTTCTAG
- a CDS encoding helix-turn-helix domain-containing protein, with translation MPAPYSYDLRQKAVKAVKRGHKKVNVCRLFKISRNTLDLWLKREKETGEYAAIANKQGRHSKIEDEEKFKSFVKENKGKTQKRMAELWGNNITQQNISYTCKKLGITRKKNLRISGKK, from the coding sequence ATGCCAGCACCTTATAGCTATGATTTACGGCAAAAAGCAGTTAAAGCCGTAAAAAGAGGGCATAAAAAAGTAAATGTCTGTCGTTTATTTAAAATTAGTCGTAATACTTTAGATTTATGGTTAAAAAGAGAAAAAGAAACAGGAGAATACGCAGCGATCGCTAATAAACAGGGAAGACATAGTAAAATTGAAGATGAAGAAAAGTTTAAAAGTTTTGTCAAAGAAAATAAAGGTAAAACTCAAAAGCGAATGGCTGAACTATGGGGCAATAACATCACTCAACAGAATATTAGTTATACTTGCAAAAAACTGGGAATTACAAGAAAAAAAAACTTACGGATATCAGGAAAGAAATGA
- a CDS encoding toll/interleukin-1 receptor domain-containing protein, producing MKVFISHSHTDTKLAKKVADTLRQAGFEVWDESQLLPGENWAKSIGNALEESDAMVVLLTPSSVHSSYVNNEVGYALGTRKYKGRLIPVIAAPSEQLDREDIPWIFNLEQFQMIHVPNLEQDEEGLKKIAQALKAVA from the coding sequence ATGAAAGTATTTATCAGCCACTCTCACACTGATACAAAATTAGCTAAAAAAGTTGCTGATACTCTTAGGCAAGCCGGGTTTGAGGTTTGGGACGAGTCTCAATTGTTACCTGGAGAAAACTGGGCAAAAAGTATAGGTAACGCTCTTGAAGAATCAGATGCAATGGTTGTTTTGCTAACTCCTTCTTCGGTTCATTCTTCTTATGTAAACAATGAGGTAGGTTATGCCCTAGGTACACGGAAATACAAAGGCCGCTTGATTCCTGTCATTGCTGCTCCCTCAGAACAACTTGATCGAGAAGATATTCCTTGGATTTTTAATCTTGAACAATTTCAAATGATTCATGTGCCAAATCTTGAACAAGATGAGGAAGGTTTGAAAAAAATTGCTCAAGCTCTTAAAGCTGTTGCCTAA
- the csx15 gene encoding CRISPR-associated protein Csx15, which produces MSRSLWTEIERWVINGTEGTKVEMKREFPLTDKPSRARLAKLIVAMANASGGTGYFIVGVVDKKDRITNSIEEIIYGVNDNLDSYQRLIQQALNEFTNPVPIVSYQEIIPPEISKKIGVIIIDRSRNKPHEITRECEKIKPGIYLKRGSDVFQANREDILFMTGANGKEQGIILNFTHPVTENQIRQIEEKTGLHISEIVQPPKVPIHFNENNSFEDQVAKSVDEIALTDEQWQELNILVNVPGFATITAPLIAELHGRMGHFPKILRFKRSSEDTSRYDFEEVVQLQRIRDKARSRHQQ; this is translated from the coding sequence ATGTCGCGTTCGCTTTGGACAGAAATAGAACGTTGGGTAATCAATGGCACTGAGGGGACAAAAGTAGAAATGAAACGAGAGTTTCCTCTTACTGATAAACCAAGCAGAGCAAGGCTTGCGAAGTTAATAGTGGCAATGGCCAACGCATCTGGCGGAACAGGATACTTTATTGTAGGCGTAGTTGATAAAAAAGATAGAATAACCAATTCAATCGAAGAAATAATCTATGGAGTAAATGATAATTTAGATAGTTATCAACGTTTGATTCAACAAGCACTTAATGAGTTCACTAACCCAGTTCCAATAGTTAGCTATCAAGAAATTATTCCGCCAGAAATTAGTAAAAAAATTGGCGTAATTATTATTGATCGTTCTCGTAATAAACCTCACGAAATCACAAGAGAATGTGAGAAAATAAAACCGGGTATTTACTTAAAGCGAGGCTCAGATGTATTTCAGGCCAACCGTGAGGATATTCTCTTTATGACAGGAGCAAATGGAAAAGAACAAGGTATTATCCTCAATTTTACGCATCCAGTTACTGAAAACCAGATCAGACAAATTGAAGAGAAAACAGGACTTCATATTTCGGAAATAGTCCAGCCACCTAAAGTACCTATTCATTTTAATGAAAATAACTCTTTTGAGGATCAAGTTGCTAAATCTGTCGATGAAATTGCTTTGACTGATGAACAATGGCAGGAACTTAACATTTTGGTTAATGTTCCAGGATTTGCTACTATTACCGCTCCACTAATTGCCGAACTTCACGGGAGAATGGGACATTTTCCTAAAATACTTCGATTCAAACGTTCGTCTGAAGACACGAGTCGTTATGATTTTGAAGAGGTTGTACAATTACAACGTATTCGAGATAAGGCTCGTTCTCGTCATCAACAATGA
- a CDS encoding DUF6887 family protein: MTKPDFNHMTRQELRAYILAHREDDEAIEALIKRGDPNSPRYKFPQTEEDLREMQEILKRKLESNV, translated from the coding sequence ATGACTAAACCTGACTTTAATCATATGACTCGTCAAGAGTTAAGAGCTTATATTTTAGCTCATCGAGAAGATGATGAAGCGATCGAAGCTTTGATCAAACGTGGCGATCCTAATAGTCCTAGATATAAATTTCCCCAGACTGAGGAAGATTTAAGGGAAATGCAAGAGATTCTTAAAAGAAAGTTAGAGAGCAATGTTTAA